GCCCAGGGTGTCGTTGATGTCCTTGAAGCGGTCCAGATCCACGAACAGCAGGGCCACGTGCTCGCCAGTGCGCTGGGCCTGCTGCAGGGCCATGCGCAGGCGCTCGATGCACAAGGTGCGGTTGGGCAGCCCCGTCAGCACGTCGTGGTGCGCCAGGTACTGGATGCGCTCCTCGCTCTTCTTGCGGTCGCTGATGTCGATGGAGGTGAAGATGTAGTGCGACCAGGCGCCCTGCGGTTCACGCACGCCGCTGACCATCAGCCAGGCCGGGAAGTCGCTGCCGTTGTGGCGTTTCAGGCGCAGTTCGCCCTGCCAGGTGCCGCGCTTGGCCACCACCTCCCAGAGGGTCTCCAGCGTCGCGGCGGGCACCTGGAACAGGATCTCGGGTGCCGCGCCGACCACCTCGCCCACATCGTGGCCGGTGGAGCGGTAGAAGGCCTGGTTGGCCGACAGCACCCGCCGGTCGGCATCGACGATCAGGATGCCCTCGGAGGAGGCTTCGTACACCTTGGCCCACAGTTCCAGGCGCCGCTCCATCAACTTCAGGTGGTTGATGGGGGTGAAGAGGGTCAGCACCGCATCCTGTCCCTGGTAGGCCAGGCGCCGGGCGGAAAGCACCGCCCAGGCCGTCTCGCTGCCGCCATGCCAGCGGACTTCGAACTCGTCCACCGCCCCCCGATCGGCCAGCTGCTGGAAGAAGCGGGCCCGCACCGAGGGCTCCAGCCCGGTGGCCCAGGGATCGCGCCGTCGCCCGGCCAGCCAGGCCTCGGCCGGCGCATTGGCGTGCAGCACCTCGTGGCCGGGAATGGCGGTCACCACGATGGCGATGGGCGTGGCCTCCAGCAGGGCCTGCTGGGCGTGGGCCGCACGCGCACTGGCGGCCAGTTCCTGCTGCTCCTCGCGGGCGCGGTCCAGCTCCTCCAGCATGCCGTTGAAGCCGTTGACCAGGCGTCCGATCTCGTCCTGGCTGGACCATTCGGCCCGCAGGCTGTGGTCACCCGTGCGGCCCACGGTGTCCACCACCTGGGACAGGCGACGCAGAGGAAAGCGGATCTGCTGCGCCACCATGTAGACCATGCCCAGGATGCAGCTGAGCAGGAAGAGCGCCGTGCCCAGGTGCAGCCACATGCGCGTGTAGAGCCCGGACACCCGCTCGTTCAGCATCATGTCCAGCGTGTCGCCGGCACCGTGCCAGGTGTCACGCAACTGCTCCAGCAGCGCCTGCTGCGCGCTCTTCAGCACGGCCTGGGCATTGGCGTCTTCCGGTGCCTCCACCCATTGGCGGGCAGCGGTGCGGAAGGCCTCGATCTGCGCCACCAGAGCCGCCTCGCGCTGGCCCTGAAGAGCCATCAGTGCCGGCCGGGCCGCCAGGGCCTCCGACCAATCCGACTGCATGCCCCTCAGGGTGGCATCCAGCTGGCCTTCCAGCACCAGGTACTGCGTGGCGCGCGAGGTGTCGCGGTGCCGGGCCAGGTGGGTCACGATGCGGTGCTGCACCTCCAGCAGTTCGGGAAAGCGCAGCACGATGAGGGACATCATGTAATAGCTGTCCAGGTCCGGATCGAGGATCAGGTTGGACTGGTTGCCCAGGCGGGTCAGCAGGGCGCGCCCTTCGCCGATGACGGCGGATGCCGTGGGCGAAGGCTCCAGTGCCGCCACCAGGTGCTGGTTGAGCTCACCGCTGCCCATGCCGGCGCCGTGCTCCTGCTCTTGCGCACGCAGGCGCTGGACATGCTGCGGCCAGCTCAGGCGGGGGGCGGCATCGGCGCCCAGGCGGGCGCCATCGATCAGCGTGTCCCGCAGGGTGCTGATGTAGGTGTTGCCCGCGATCTCCTTGCGGGCGAAATCGATGAAGAGGAACTTCTCGTTGACCAGGATGCTGGTGACGTAGATCACCGCGCAGAGATCCAGCAGGTAGATCAGCAGCAGCTTGCGCCCCACGCTCAGCCGCGACAGCAGGCGAGCGAAAGGGTTTCGGGTTGTATCAGGCATATCCGCAGGTTTAGCAAAGGCCATGCCGCTTCACGCCCGGAAACGGGCCGGATTCGCTAGCATGCGCGGATGCAATTCGCCACCTGGAATGTGAACTCCCTGGCCGTGCGCCTGCCCCAGCTGCTGGACTGGCTGGCCGCGCACCCGGTCGATGCCCTGGTCCTGCAGGAAACCAAGCTGACCGACGACAAGTTCCCGCAGGCCGAGATCGAGGCCGCGGGCTACCGCGTCGCCTTCCACGGCCAGAAGACCTACAACGGCGTGGCCCTGCTGTCGCGCGAGGCCGCCAGCGACATCACCAGGAACATCCCGGGCCTGGCCGACGAGCAGGCCCGCGTCATCGCCGGCACGGTGGGCGACACACGGGTCATCGGCGCCTATTTCCCGAACGGGCAGGCGCCGGGCAGCGAGAAGTTCGCGTACAAGATGCAGTGGCTCGATGCGCTGCGCGCCTGGGTCCGGGAGGAACTCGCCCGCCATCCGCAGCTGGTGCTGATGGGCGACTTCAACATCGCCCCGGAAGACCGTGATGTCTACGATCCGGTGGCCTGGGCCGGCCAGATCCACTGCACCCCGGAAGAGCGTGCGCATTTCCAGCAGCTGCTGGGCCTGGGCCTGAGCGACGCCTTCCGGCTCTTCGAGCAGCCCCCCAAGAGCTGGAGCTGGTGGGACTACCGCAACCTGGCCTTCCGCAAGAACCAGGGCCTGCGCATCGACCACATCCTGGTCAGCCCGGCGCTCAAGCCCCGCGTGTCGGCCTGCGAGATCGACAAGGCGCCGCGCAAGAACGAACGCCCCAGCGACCATGCCCCGGTGATCGTGACGCTGGACGCCCAGCCCTGAGGCGGGCGTCCGGGCACCGTCCGCTCAGTCGTCCAGGGACAGTTCCTGGATCTTGCGGGTGATGGTGTTGCGGCCGATGCCCAGCTTCTGGGCCGCCTCGATGCGCCGGCCGCGGGTGATGTGCAGGGCCGTGCGGATGAGCCGGGCCTCGAACTGGCGCGTGAGCAGGTCCCAGACCTCGGGCGAGCCGGATTCCAGCAAGCGCCGGGCCTCGATCTCCAGGTCGCTGAGCCAGCGCGGGTCGCTGCTCAACCCCTGGGACGCCACCTGTTCGGCAGCCGGCAGAGCACCTGGCGACGACACCGCCGGCGCCTCCTGCGTGGGCAGGCCCTGCGGCAGACCGCTGGCGACAGGCATCACCGTCGAAGGTGCGGCCGTGGCCGCCAGATCCCCCACGGGCGACTGGCTGAGGATCTCGGGAGGCAGGTCCTTGCTCTCGATCACCTGGGCCGGGGCCATGACGGTGAGCCAGTGGCAGATGTTTTCCAGCTGACGCACATTGCCCGGGAAGCTGAAGGCCTTCAGGCGCTCCAGGGCCTCGTCGGTGATGCGCTTGGGCTCGACCCCCAGTTCCTTGGCGCTCTTCTGCAGGAAGAAGCGGGCCAGGGCCGGCACGTCGTCGGAGCGCTCGCGCAGCGGCGGCAGGCGCAGGCGGATGACGTTCAGTCGGTGGAACAGGTCTTCGCGGAAGGCGCCATCGCGCACCCGCTGCTCCAGGTTCTGGTGGGTGGCGGCGATGACCCGCACATTGGCCTTGAGCGGCTGGTGCCCGCCCACACGGTAGAACTGGCCGTCCGACAGCACGCGCAGCAGGCGCGTCTGCAGGTCGAAAGGCATGTCGCCGATTTCGTCCAGGAACAGGGTGCCGCCATCGGCCTGTTCGAAGCGGCCGCGGCGCATGGTCTGCGCGCCGGTGAAGGCGCCGCGCTCGTGGCCGAACAGTTCGGACTCCAGCAGGTCCTTGGGAATGGCCGCCGTGTTGATGGCGATGAAGGGACCGTTGCTGCCCTGCTCGCCGCGCGGGCTGTGGCGGTGCAATGCCCGGGCCACCAATTCCTTGCCCGAGCCGGACTCGCCGGTGATCAGCACCGTGACGTTGCTCTGCGAGAGCCGCCCGATGGCGCGGAACACGTCCTGCATGGCCGGGGCCTGGCCGAGGATCTCGGGCACCGGCAGGTTGCGCTCGTCGCTCACCTCCTCGCGCAGGCTCTCCTCCACCGCCCGGCGGATCAGTTCCACCGCCTTGGTCAGGTCGAAGGGCTTGGGCAGGTATTCGAAGGCCCCGCGCTGGAAGGCGGAAACCGCACTGTCCAGATCCGAGTAGGCGGTCATGATGATGACCGGCAGGTTGGGCAACTGCTCCTTGACCTTGCCCAGCAGATCCAGGCCCGAGCCGCCGGGCATGCGGATGTCGCTGACCAGCACCTGGGGCTCGTCGTCGGCCAGCGCCGCCAGCACCTCGCGGGGGTTGGCAAAGCTGCGCACCGGCAGCTGTTCGCGCGCCAGCGCCTTCTCCAGCACGAAGCGGATGGATTGATCGTCGTCGACGATCCAGATGGGTTTCATGGGGGCAGTCTTTGCGTCAGGGCAACGGGATCAGGATCTTGAAGACCGTGCGTCCCGGCTCACTGTCGCATTCGATCGTGCCCTGATGCTGCTGGACGAAGGTTTGCGCCAGAGTGAGCCCCAGCCCGGAGCCCCCTTCACGCCCTGACACCAGGGGGTAGAAGATGCGCTCCTTCAGGCTGTCGGGGATGCCTGGTCCGTTGTCCTCGACATGCAATTCCAGTGCCAGTCGATATCGCTGCTTGCCAATGGTCACTTGTCGCGCCACGCGCGTGCGCAGCACGATGCGGGCGTCGCCCTGCTCGATCCGCTCGCTCAGCGCCTGGCAGGCGTTGTGAACGATGTTGAGCAGGGCCTGGATGAGTTGCTCTCGGTCGCCTCGGAATTCGGGCAGCGAGGCGTCGTAATCGCGCTCCACGGCCAGCCCGCGCGAGTGTTCGGCCAGCACCAGCGCCCGCACCCGCTCACAGACCTCGTGGATGTTCACATCACCGATCACATGCGGCTTGCGGTGGGGCGCCAGCAAGCGGTCCACCAGGGTCTGCAGACGGTCAGCCTCGTGGATGATGACCTGGGTGTACTCGGTCAGCTCCGGCGAGGGCAGGTCCATGGCCAGCAGCTGGGCCGCGCCACGGATGCCGCCCAGCGGGTTCTTGATCTCATGCGCCAGATTGCGGATGAGTTCCTTGGTGATCTGCGCCTGCCCCATGGCCCGCTCCTCGCGGTCCTGGCGGGTCTGCTGCTCGATCTCGAGCATCTCGACCAGGATGCGCTGATGGGATGGCTCGGTCTGGCTGACGATCACATGGACGGGCAGCGGATCGGTGAAGCCCACCACGCTGCGGCGCAAGGCGCCTTCGAAGCGACGGGTGGCGAATTCGTTGCGGGAGACGGCCTGAATGGCCTCGTGCAGCTGGGCCGGTTCACGAAACCAGTCCAGCAGAGAGCTTTTCACCAGTGAGCGGCGCGACTGGCCGATCATGGTCTCCAGCCCGGCATTGGCATACAGGCAACTGCCGTCCGGGTTGACCACTGCCACCATGGTGGCCAGCAGATCGAAACTCTCCCAGGCGCGGGCCTCGGCAGATTCCTGGGAGCGGAGCAATTTCACCCTCACAGCACCGGCCGGCTCAGTCCAGCTTGCCCAGTTCGCGCTTGATGGCCGCCACATCGGCCTCCTTGCGCGCGATGGATGCCTTCAGATCGGCCGTGCGATCCAGATACTTCTGGTAGTTGCGCTCATCACCCCGACGCTCGGGCTGACCGTTGTTGTATTCCTTCTTGAGGGCATCGAGCTCGCCCTGCGCCTTGCTCAGTTCGTCCGACAGGATGCGCTTGGCATCGCTGTCACGGGCCTTCTGCTCGTTGCGGTCCACCCTGGCCTCGACGCCTGCGCCACTGGCCGGCGCGGCAGATGCCGAACGCGGCTTGGGGCCGGAGATGGTGGTGGGCTCCGTCGCCTCCTTGGCCTTGCAGCCCTTCTGGGCGGCCTCCTTGGCGCTCAGCGTGTTGGTGAACACATTGCCCGGACACACGTAGTAGACAGAGCCTGCCTGGGCCATGGACGGCAAGGGCGCCGACAGGGTCAGCACCAGCGAGCCAGCAGCCAGCCAACGCATGGCAATGGGACGAAGCGGAGACGGGGCGGAAGACGTCATGAGGGCATTGTCACTCGAAAAAAAAAGGGACGGCAAACGCCGCCCCCTTTCCGTTGAGCATGCCTGCCGTGCAGGTCACAGAGCGTAGTACATGTCGTACTCGACCGGGTGCGTGGCCATGCGGAAGCGGGTCACCTCTTGCATCTTCAGCTCGATGTAGGCATCGATGTAGGCATCGGTGAAGACGCCACCCTTGGTCAGGAACGCGCGGTCCTTGTCCAGGTAGTCCAGGGCCTGGTCCAGGCTGTGGCAGACGGTCGGGATCTTCGCGTCTTCTTCCGGCGGCAGGTGGTACAGGTCCTTGGTGGCGGCTTCGCCCGGGTGGATCTTGTTCTCCACGCCGTCCAGACCGGCCATCAGCAGGGCTGCGAAGGCCAGGTACGGGTTGGCCGAGGGATCCGGGAAGCGCGCTTCGATGCGGCGGCCCTTCGGGTTGGCCACGTACGGGATGCGGATCGAGGCCGAGCGGTTCTTGGCCGAGTAGGCCAGCTTCACCGGGGCTTCGAAGCCGGGCAC
This sequence is a window from Ideonella dechloratans. Protein-coding genes within it:
- the xth gene encoding exodeoxyribonuclease III; protein product: MQFATWNVNSLAVRLPQLLDWLAAHPVDALVLQETKLTDDKFPQAEIEAAGYRVAFHGQKTYNGVALLSREAASDITRNIPGLADEQARVIAGTVGDTRVIGAYFPNGQAPGSEKFAYKMQWLDALRAWVREELARHPQLVLMGDFNIAPEDRDVYDPVAWAGQIHCTPEERAHFQQLLGLGLSDAFRLFEQPPKSWSWWDYRNLAFRKNQGLRIDHILVSPALKPRVSACEIDKAPRKNERPSDHAPVIVTLDAQP
- the ntrC gene encoding nitrogen regulation protein NR(I), giving the protein MKPIWIVDDDQSIRFVLEKALAREQLPVRSFANPREVLAALADDEPQVLVSDIRMPGGSGLDLLGKVKEQLPNLPVIIMTAYSDLDSAVSAFQRGAFEYLPKPFDLTKAVELIRRAVEESLREEVSDERNLPVPEILGQAPAMQDVFRAIGRLSQSNVTVLITGESGSGKELVARALHRHSPRGEQGSNGPFIAINTAAIPKDLLESELFGHERGAFTGAQTMRRGRFEQADGGTLFLDEIGDMPFDLQTRLLRVLSDGQFYRVGGHQPLKANVRVIAATHQNLEQRVRDGAFREDLFHRLNVIRLRLPPLRERSDDVPALARFFLQKSAKELGVEPKRITDEALERLKAFSFPGNVRQLENICHWLTVMAPAQVIESKDLPPEILSQSPVGDLAATAAPSTVMPVASGLPQGLPTQEAPAVSSPGALPAAEQVASQGLSSDPRWLSDLEIEARRLLESGSPEVWDLLTRQFEARLIRTALHITRGRRIEAAQKLGIGRNTITRKIQELSLDD
- the glnL gene encoding nitrogen regulation protein NR(II), producing MKLLRSQESAEARAWESFDLLATMVAVVNPDGSCLYANAGLETMIGQSRRSLVKSSLLDWFREPAQLHEAIQAVSRNEFATRRFEGALRRSVVGFTDPLPVHVIVSQTEPSHQRILVEMLEIEQQTRQDREERAMGQAQITKELIRNLAHEIKNPLGGIRGAAQLLAMDLPSPELTEYTQVIIHEADRLQTLVDRLLAPHRKPHVIGDVNIHEVCERVRALVLAEHSRGLAVERDYDASLPEFRGDREQLIQALLNIVHNACQALSERIEQGDARIVLRTRVARQVTIGKQRYRLALELHVEDNGPGIPDSLKERIFYPLVSGREGGSGLGLTLAQTFVQQHQGTIECDSEPGRTVFKILIPLP
- a CDS encoding EAL domain-containing protein, whose translation is MPDTTRNPFARLLSRLSVGRKLLLIYLLDLCAVIYVTSILVNEKFLFIDFARKEIAGNTYISTLRDTLIDGARLGADAAPRLSWPQHVQRLRAQEQEHGAGMGSGELNQHLVAALEPSPTASAVIGEGRALLTRLGNQSNLILDPDLDSYYMMSLIVLRFPELLEVQHRIVTHLARHRDTSRATQYLVLEGQLDATLRGMQSDWSEALAARPALMALQGQREAALVAQIEAFRTAARQWVEAPEDANAQAVLKSAQQALLEQLRDTWHGAGDTLDMMLNERVSGLYTRMWLHLGTALFLLSCILGMVYMVAQQIRFPLRRLSQVVDTVGRTGDHSLRAEWSSQDEIGRLVNGFNGMLEELDRAREEQQELAASARAAHAQQALLEATPIAIVVTAIPGHEVLHANAPAEAWLAGRRRDPWATGLEPSVRARFFQQLADRGAVDEFEVRWHGGSETAWAVLSARRLAYQGQDAVLTLFTPINHLKLMERRLELWAKVYEASSEGILIVDADRRVLSANQAFYRSTGHDVGEVVGAAPEILFQVPAATLETLWEVVAKRGTWQGELRLKRHNGSDFPAWLMVSGVREPQGAWSHYIFTSIDISDRKKSEERIQYLAHHDVLTGLPNRTLCIERLRMALQQAQRTGEHVALLFVDLDRFKDINDTLGHHVGDGVLRSVAQRLSDAVRAGDTVSRLGGDEFIIVLSGVHGADEVAHVVDQRLIPLIRAPHRVNEHELHVSCSVGIAMYPDDADELDLLMRHADTAMYQAKSEGRDSAQFYSQEMTERAQQRLTMETALRQAADGEGLTLHWQPRVAAGTGALMGVEGLLRWQHPDLGAVSPAQFIPVAEESGLIVPIGAWVIEEACRQIQAWQGAGQLPREVSVNLSALQLRHPGLLDHLRACLQRYAVPQGVLELELTESMLMDSVEANLAVLREIRALGVGLVIDDFGTGYSSLNYLNRFPIDRLKIDRSFVLGMLEDSTHLAVIHAVIGLGHTLGLTVVAEGVETEAQAQALTQARCDELQGYLYGRPMPAQALARWSEDRGAVAPA